One segment of Candidatus Nitrospira nitrosa DNA contains the following:
- a CDS encoding sigma-54-dependent transcriptional regulator, whose translation MTWQLLLVEDETSVREAFALRLSDHGYMVQTASSGEEALGLLRTTEPDILVLDLVMPNLTGLDVLARVKQSSPNLLVILVTARGTVKDAVEATKLGAFDFVAKSIDMEDLLHALSRATQLLTLQRQVHMQSGQDADRYALDRVIAKSPVTQHFMSQVRELAKNDRVTVLLQGETGTGKQYMGRVIHYNSARAHKPCIEVDCPSIPRELFESELVGHEKGSFTGAIGRKTGLIELAEGGTLMFDEIGDLPLPLQAKLLRVIEERTLRRVGGSATIPVDVRFMAATNRNLKDAVAKGEFREDLYFRLNVVTLTIPPLRERPDDIILLAKQFLARSALSLRKPVRALGTSAETLLQQYHFPGNVRELSNLIERAVLFCPGETLEAGHFPSDVRETPVQPIADTAPPRSMSDTTDPAQIHLSFHLGESLTDLEDRIISEVLQRSDGNKSLAAKHLGITRWMLDRRRKPNNP comes from the coding sequence ATGACCTGGCAACTCCTTCTCGTTGAAGATGAAACGTCTGTTCGCGAAGCCTTCGCGCTGCGCCTCAGCGATCACGGCTATATGGTCCAGACCGCGAGTTCCGGCGAGGAAGCGCTTGGGCTGCTCCGTACGACTGAACCGGATATTCTCGTGCTTGATCTGGTCATGCCGAATCTCACGGGCCTGGACGTGCTGGCCCGTGTCAAACAGAGCTCGCCAAACTTGCTGGTTATCCTCGTCACTGCAAGGGGCACGGTCAAAGATGCCGTCGAGGCGACGAAACTGGGAGCCTTCGACTTCGTGGCCAAATCCATCGACATGGAAGACCTCCTGCACGCGTTGAGCAGAGCGACGCAGCTGCTGACGTTGCAGCGCCAGGTTCATATGCAGAGCGGGCAAGACGCTGACCGATACGCGCTCGACCGGGTCATTGCCAAAAGCCCCGTCACTCAGCACTTCATGAGCCAGGTCCGGGAGCTCGCCAAGAACGACCGTGTCACCGTGTTACTCCAGGGCGAGACCGGCACCGGGAAACAATACATGGGCCGGGTGATCCACTATAACAGCGCCAGAGCCCACAAACCCTGTATCGAAGTCGACTGTCCATCGATTCCACGGGAACTCTTTGAGAGTGAGCTCGTTGGCCATGAGAAAGGATCATTTACTGGAGCAATAGGCCGCAAGACTGGCTTGATCGAACTCGCGGAGGGGGGAACCCTCATGTTCGACGAGATCGGTGACCTCCCCCTCCCGTTACAAGCGAAGCTCTTGCGGGTCATCGAAGAACGGACGCTCCGCCGTGTCGGGGGATCAGCCACGATCCCGGTGGATGTGCGTTTCATGGCGGCCACGAATCGCAATCTGAAGGATGCGGTTGCCAAGGGCGAATTTCGCGAAGATCTCTATTTCCGACTGAATGTCGTGACCCTCACAATTCCCCCGTTGCGGGAACGGCCGGATGACATCATCCTGCTAGCGAAGCAATTTTTAGCCCGCTCCGCACTGTCACTTCGGAAACCGGTTCGGGCACTGGGAACCAGCGCGGAAACGCTGTTACAGCAGTACCACTTTCCCGGCAATGTGCGTGAATTGAGTAATCTCATAGAACGGGCGGTACTCTTCTGCCCTGGTGAAACGCTTGAAGCAGGGCATTTCCCCTCTGACGTGCGAGAAACTCCCGTGCAGCCGATCGCTGATACGGCTCCTCCTAGATCGATGTCAGATACGACGGATCCCGCTCAGATCCACCTTTCATTCCACCTCGGTGAATCCTTAACGGACCTTGAGGACCGCATCATCAGCGAAGTATTACAACGGTCCGATGGAAATAAATCTCTGGCTGCCAAGCATCTTGGTATCACCCGCTGGATGCTGGACCGACGACGCAAGCCCAACAATCCCTAA